One window of the Xiphophorus hellerii strain 12219 chromosome 15, Xiphophorus_hellerii-4.1, whole genome shotgun sequence genome contains the following:
- the LOC116733826 gene encoding adhesion G protein-coupled receptor F4-like: protein MQPVVALFLIGALGMYQDNTAGADNAYSMTESNPTQSTINYRQSAAMTTTERPSIYIMTESEPTQKITTSVTPGADNAYPMTESNPTQSTINYRKSAAMTTTERPSIYKMTESEPTQKITTSVTPDILLSENGKNFQIFNGSGFSHKIIVYTCDELAAKTIMWRPLFIEKTNGSSFFQFVIIHKCVQFAGVLHSKNGNKNFQIFNGSGFSHNIIVYTCDELAARTIMWRPLFFEKTNGSSFFQFVIIHKCVQFAGADNAYPMTESNPTQSTINYRQSAAMTTTERPSIYKMTESEPTQKITTSVTPGADNAYSMTESNPTQSTINYRQSAAMTTTERPSIYKMTESEPTQKITTSVTPGADNAYPMTESNPTQSTINYRQSAAMTTTERPSIYKMTESEPTQKITTSVTPVVATRKGPVTCNENGTSGGDQGNCVPAAVMQLLDESEKLNNETLLVFLEKLKVVSVNRTKNISKSPDTISSIVKALSNVANRSSMLSMPINKQSTEDILKIAGLLTSDETKASWDTLNTNDKTSSSGTENGGKIKSSSASLLNLFESVATLLVNESFSVVTPFIHLSRTQLKNKITFNNVFNTSMEIDIPEARESQFITTIVFASMDNVLPPRDEDNSPSMVINGKVVLATTKAIIRNISITSGILNDTLGNPKCVFWNFTLFDGLGGWSDSGCSLLSHNNETISCSCNHLTSFSMLMSPEIIEDENIKDITIIGVGISMASLVICLITEALTWKKISTNTTSFLRHVSIINIAVSLLIADIWFIIGAYFTDDSKKEHPALCAVVTFFIHLFYLAMFFWMLASGLLLLYRTVFVFEGGLSKASLLVIGFVLGYVAPLVIAVTTMAVTVPSHKYIRQNRGCWLNWEDSKALLGFLAPALVIVAINFLILLVVIYKMVSRRGLRNTGQGKEQHVLVVIARSLAVLTPFFGLTWILGIGTIIAPKNREVNFAFTLCNSLQGCFIWVFGTLLDKKVRSETIKYLSSQDKLATGS, encoded by the exons ATGCAACCTGTGGTGGCTTTATTCCTTATTGGAGCCCTGGGCATGTATCAG GATAATACTGCTG gaGCAGATAATGCATACTCCATGACAGAATCTAATCCTACGCAGAGTACAATAAATTACCGCCAATCTGCTGCCATGACGACCACAG AAAGGCCCTCTATATACATAATGACAGAATCTGAACCCACGCAGAAAATAACCACCAGTGTTACCCCAG gaGCAGATAATGCATACCCCATGACAGAATCTAATCCTACGCAGAGTACAATAAATTACCGCAAATCTGCTGCCATGACGACCACAG AAAGGCCCTCTATATACAAAATGACAGAATCTGAACCCACGCAGAAAATAACCACCAGTGTTACCCCAG ACATACTCCTCTCTGAAAACGGAAAAAACTTCCAAATATTTAATGGCAGCGGATTCTCCCACAAAATCATAGTCTACACATGTGACGAGCTGGCAG caaagactATCATGTGGAGACCGCTGTTCATCGAAAAAACCAACGGCAGCAGTTTTTTCCAATTTGTCATAATCCACAAATGTGTACAGTTTGCAG GCGTACTCCACTCTAAAAACGGAAACAAAAACTTCCAAATATTTAATGGCAGCGGATTCTCCCACAACATCATAGTCTACACATGTGACGAGCTGGCAG CGAGGACTATCATGTGGAGACCCCTGTTCTTCGAAAAGACCAATGGCAGCAGTTTTTTCCAATTTGTCATAATCCACAAATGTGTACAGTTTGCAG gaGCAGATAATGCATACCCTATGACAGAATCTAATCCTACGCAGAGTACAATAAATTACCGCCAATCTGCTGCCATGACGACCACAG AAAGGCCCTCTATATACAAAATGACAGAATCTGAACCCACGCAGAAAATAACCACCAGTGTTACCCCAG gaGCAGATAATGCATACTCCATGACAGAATCTAATCCTACGCAGAGTACAATAAATTACCGCCAATCTGCTGCCATGACGACCACAG AAAGGCCCTCTATATACAAAATGACAGAATCTGAACCCACGCAGAAAATAACCACCAGTGTTACCCCAG GAGCAGATAATGCATACCCCATGACAGAATCTAATCCTACGCAGAGTACAATAAATTACCGCCAATCTGCTGCCATGACGACCACAG AAAGGCCCTCTATATACAAAATGACAGAATCTGAACCCACGCAGAAAATAACCACCAGTGTTACCCCAG TGGTGGCCACCAGAAAAGGTCCAGTGACTTGTAATGAAAACGGTACTTCTGGAGGTGATCAAGGCAATTGCGTCCCTGCAGCTGTGATGCAGCTGCTTGATGAATCTGAG AAACTGAATAATGAGACGCTTCTGGTATTCCTGGAGAAACTCAAGGTTGTGTCCGTTAACAGAACCAAGAACATTTCCAAATCTCCAGATACAATCAGTTCCATTGTGAAAGCCCTCAGCAACGTAGCAAACAGATCTTCAATGTTATCCATGccaataaataaacaatcaaCAGAG GACATCCTGAAGATCGCAGGTCTTCTCACCTCTGATGAAACAAAGGCATCATGGGATACCCTAAACACCAACGATAAAACATCGAGCTCAGGCACAGAGAATGgtgggaaaataaaaagctcCAGTGCTTCCTTGCTGAACCTCTTTGAATCAGTTGCCACCCTCCTTGTCAATGAATCGTTCTCTGTTGTGACACCTTTTATTCATCTGAGTAGAActcagttaaaaaacaaaataactttcaaCAACGTATTTAACACCTCAATGGAAATAGACATACCAGAGGCCAGAGAAAGTCAATTCATTACTACAATTGTATTCGCATCCATGGATAACGTGCTCCCTCcaagagatgaagacaactccCCATCCATGGTTATCAACGGAAAGGTTGTTCTTGCTACAACAAAAGCCATAATCAGAAATATATCAATAACATCAGGAATTCTGAATGACACCCTGGGAAACCCAAAGTGTGTTTTTTGGAATTTCACACTCTTTGATGGTCTTGGAGGATGGAGCGACTCAGGCTGCTCTCTGCTGTCCCACAACAATGAAACCATCAGTTGCAGCTGCAACCACCTCACCTCCTTCTCCATGCTGATGTCTCCTGAGATTATTGAGGACGAAAACATCAAAGACATAACAATAATTGGAGTTGGCATATCCATGGCTTCTTTGGTCATATGTCTTATCACAGAAGCtctcacttggaaaaaaataagtacCAACACCACCTCCTTCCTGCGTCACGTTTCCATCATCAACATAGCCGTTTCTCTCCTGATCGCAGACATCTGGTTCATCATTGGAGCGTACTTTACAGACGATAGCAAGAAGGAACACCCTGCGCTGTGTGCAGTTGTGACCTTCTTCATCCACCTCTTCTACCTCGCCATGTTCTTCTGGATGTTGGCCTCAGGCCTGCTGCTGCTCTACCGCACCGTCTTCGTCTTCGAGGGCGGATTGTCCAAGGCGTCCCTGCTGGTTATCGGATTTGTTCTGGGATACGTTGCACCACTGGTCATCGCCGTAACAACCATGGCAGTGACTGTCCCGTCACATAAATACATCAGACAAAACCGTGGCTGTTGGCTGAACTGGGAGGACTCCAAAGCTCTGTTGGGTTTTCTGGCTCCTGCACTTGTGATTGTGGCGATAAACTTCCTCATCCTGCTAGTAGTGATTTATAAAATGGTGAGCAGAAGAGGACTAAGGAATACAGGCCAAGGCAAAGAGCAGCATGTTTTGGTGGTGATTGCCAGGAGTCTGGCTGTGCTCACACCGTTTTTCGGACTGACTTGGATTTTGGGAATCGGAACCATAATTGCCCCCAAAAACAGGGAGGTTAATTTTGCTTTTACCCTGTGCAATTCACTGCAG GGTTGCTTCATTTGGGTGTTTGGAACACTCCTGGACAAAAAG GTACGATCAGAAACTATAAAATATCTGAGCTCCCAGGATAAGTTGGCGACTGGTTCATGA
- the LOC116733683 gene encoding adhesion G protein-coupled receptor F5-like isoform X1: MQQENRLSTECREILTMWTRASVFLIGAVYLWQIISKVESTDIGQLLQMFDSNVVYTSIYTCEEVDDITCKEPPYGIGLVGYKVWAPCGVGMVGNMTAVCMENGKYERKEDNCVLAPIQEMLDKSKTLNDSTLPNFLEELRNVTVDNTGTVSVSPATINSIVTILNNVASTSTLLTLPLTKKSTTYILETAGVLTSIESKGSWDKLNNKDKENQNNGSTIQSTSSALLNLFESVSNNLVNESFTIETSFIQLNKAMFENYFHHDFNFSVEIDIPAEASGGSHFITTIVFASMDNVLPPRNEDNSSSMVINGKVVLATTAAIIRNISITSGILNDTLGNPKCVFWNFTLFDGLGGWSDSGCSLLSHNSETISCSCNHLTSFSMLMSPDIIEDENIKDITIIGVGISMASLVICLITEALTWKKISTNTTSFLRHVSIINIAVSLLIANIWFIIGAYFTDDSKKKSPALCAVVTFFIHLFYLAMFFWMLASGLLLLYRTVFVFEGGLSKTSMLVIGFVLGYAAPLVIAVTTMAVTVPSHKYVRENHGCWLNWEDSKALLAFVAPALVIVAINFLILLVVIYKMLRRREVRNAGQGKEQHVLVVIARSLAVLTPFFGLTWSLGIGTIIAPKNREINFAFTLCNSLQGCFIWVFGTLLDKKVRSETIKSLTSADKSTAG, from the exons ATGCAGCAGGAGAACCGACTGAGTACTGAGTGCAGAgaaat ATTGACAATGTGGACCAGAGCGTCTGTGTTTCTAATTGGAGCTGTCTACTTGTGGCAG ATTATTTCAAAAG TGGAAAGCACCGATATTGGACAACTACTCCAGATGTTTGACAGTAACGTTGTCTACACGTCCATCTATACATGTGAAGAAGTCGATG ATATTACATGTAAAGAGCCTCCATATGGAATCGGATTAGTAGGTTACAAAGTGTGGGCACCCTGTGGCGTGGGCATGGTGGGAAATATGACAGCAGTTTGtatggaaaatggaaaatatgaacGAAAAGAGGACAACTGTGTCCTCGCACCTATTCAGGAGATGCTTGATAAATCTAAG ACACTAAATGACTCAACATTGCCAAATTTCTTGGAGGAACTCAGAAACGTGACTGTCGACAACACTGggactgtttctgtttctccagcCACGATCAATTCGATTGTTACGATCCTTAACAATGTGGCTAGCACATCAACATTGTTAACTTTGCCGCTAACTAAAAAATCAACAACG tataTCCTGGAAACGGCTGGCGTTCTCACGTCCATTGAATCAAAGGGGTCATGGGACAAGCTCAataacaaagacaaagaaaaccaaaacaacggCTCCACAATACAAAGCACCAGCTCTGCCTTGCTGAATCTTTTTGAGTCAGTATCGAACAATCTTGTCAATGAATCCTTCACCATTGAGACAAGTTTCATTCAACTGAATAAAGCGATGTTCGAAAACTATTTTCATCATGATTTTAACTTCTCAGTGGAAATAGACATACCAGCGGAGGCCAGCGGAGGAAGTCATTTCATTACTACAATTGTATTCGCGTCCATGGATAACGTGCTCCCTCCGAGAAATGAAGACAACTCCTCATCCATGGTTATCAACGGAAAGGTTGTTCTTGCTACGACAGCAGCCATAATCAGAAATATATCAATAACATCAGGAATTCTGAATGACACCCTGGGAAACCCAAAGTGTGTTTTTTGGAATTTCACACTCTTTGATGGTCTTGGAGGATGGAGCGACTCGGGCTGCTCTCTGCTGTCCCACAACAGTGAAaccatcagctgcagctgcaaccACCTCACCTCCTTCTCCATGCTGATGTCCCCTGACATTATTGAGGACGAAAACATCAAAGACATAACAATAATTGGAGTTGGCATATCCATGGCTTCTTTGGTCATATGTCTTATCACAGAAGCtctcacttggaaaaaaataagtacCAACACCACCTCCTTCCTGCGTCACGTTTCCATCATCAACATAGCCGTTTCTCTCCTGATCGCAAACATCTGGTTCATCATCGGAGCGTACTTTACAGACGATAGTAAGAAGAAAAGCCCTGCGCTGTGTGCAGTTGTGACCTTCTTCATCCACCTCTTCTACCTCGCCATGTTCTTCTGGATGTTGGCCTCAGGCCTGCTGCTGCTCTACCGCACCGTCTTCGTCTTCGAGGGCGGATTGTCCAAGACGTCCATGCTGGTTATCGGATTTGTTCTGGGATATGCTGCTCCGCTGGTCATCGCCGTAACAACCATGGCAGTGACTGTCCCATCACATAAATACGTCAGAGAAAACCATGGCTGTTGGCTGAACTGGGAGGACTCCAAAGCTCTGTTGGCCTTTGTGGCTCCTGCACTTGTGATTGTGGCGATAAACTTCCTCATCCTGCTAGTAGTGATTTATAAAATGTTGAGGAGAAGAGAAGTAAGGAATGCAGGCCAAGGCAAAGAGCAGCATGTTTTGGTGGTGATTGCCAGGAGTCTGGCTGTGCTCACACCGTTTTTCGGACTGACTTGGAGTTTGGGAATCGGAACCATAATTGCCCCCAAAAACAGGGAGATAAATTTTGCTTTTACCCTGTGCAATTCACTGCAG GGTTGTTTCATTTGGGTGTTTGGAACACTGCTGGACAAAAAG gtgcGGTCAGAAACTATAAAATCACTGACTTCAGCTGATAAGTCCACCGCTGGTTGA
- the LOC116733683 gene encoding adhesion G protein-coupled receptor F5-like isoform X2 — MWTRASVFLIGAVYLWQIISKVESTDIGQLLQMFDSNVVYTSIYTCEEVDDITCKEPPYGIGLVGYKVWAPCGVGMVGNMTAVCMENGKYERKEDNCVLAPIQEMLDKSKTLNDSTLPNFLEELRNVTVDNTGTVSVSPATINSIVTILNNVASTSTLLTLPLTKKSTTYILETAGVLTSIESKGSWDKLNNKDKENQNNGSTIQSTSSALLNLFESVSNNLVNESFTIETSFIQLNKAMFENYFHHDFNFSVEIDIPAEASGGSHFITTIVFASMDNVLPPRNEDNSSSMVINGKVVLATTAAIIRNISITSGILNDTLGNPKCVFWNFTLFDGLGGWSDSGCSLLSHNSETISCSCNHLTSFSMLMSPDIIEDENIKDITIIGVGISMASLVICLITEALTWKKISTNTTSFLRHVSIINIAVSLLIANIWFIIGAYFTDDSKKKSPALCAVVTFFIHLFYLAMFFWMLASGLLLLYRTVFVFEGGLSKTSMLVIGFVLGYAAPLVIAVTTMAVTVPSHKYVRENHGCWLNWEDSKALLAFVAPALVIVAINFLILLVVIYKMLRRREVRNAGQGKEQHVLVVIARSLAVLTPFFGLTWSLGIGTIIAPKNREINFAFTLCNSLQGCFIWVFGTLLDKKVRSETIKSLTSADKSTAG, encoded by the exons ATGTGGACCAGAGCGTCTGTGTTTCTAATTGGAGCTGTCTACTTGTGGCAG ATTATTTCAAAAG TGGAAAGCACCGATATTGGACAACTACTCCAGATGTTTGACAGTAACGTTGTCTACACGTCCATCTATACATGTGAAGAAGTCGATG ATATTACATGTAAAGAGCCTCCATATGGAATCGGATTAGTAGGTTACAAAGTGTGGGCACCCTGTGGCGTGGGCATGGTGGGAAATATGACAGCAGTTTGtatggaaaatggaaaatatgaacGAAAAGAGGACAACTGTGTCCTCGCACCTATTCAGGAGATGCTTGATAAATCTAAG ACACTAAATGACTCAACATTGCCAAATTTCTTGGAGGAACTCAGAAACGTGACTGTCGACAACACTGggactgtttctgtttctccagcCACGATCAATTCGATTGTTACGATCCTTAACAATGTGGCTAGCACATCAACATTGTTAACTTTGCCGCTAACTAAAAAATCAACAACG tataTCCTGGAAACGGCTGGCGTTCTCACGTCCATTGAATCAAAGGGGTCATGGGACAAGCTCAataacaaagacaaagaaaaccaaaacaacggCTCCACAATACAAAGCACCAGCTCTGCCTTGCTGAATCTTTTTGAGTCAGTATCGAACAATCTTGTCAATGAATCCTTCACCATTGAGACAAGTTTCATTCAACTGAATAAAGCGATGTTCGAAAACTATTTTCATCATGATTTTAACTTCTCAGTGGAAATAGACATACCAGCGGAGGCCAGCGGAGGAAGTCATTTCATTACTACAATTGTATTCGCGTCCATGGATAACGTGCTCCCTCCGAGAAATGAAGACAACTCCTCATCCATGGTTATCAACGGAAAGGTTGTTCTTGCTACGACAGCAGCCATAATCAGAAATATATCAATAACATCAGGAATTCTGAATGACACCCTGGGAAACCCAAAGTGTGTTTTTTGGAATTTCACACTCTTTGATGGTCTTGGAGGATGGAGCGACTCGGGCTGCTCTCTGCTGTCCCACAACAGTGAAaccatcagctgcagctgcaaccACCTCACCTCCTTCTCCATGCTGATGTCCCCTGACATTATTGAGGACGAAAACATCAAAGACATAACAATAATTGGAGTTGGCATATCCATGGCTTCTTTGGTCATATGTCTTATCACAGAAGCtctcacttggaaaaaaataagtacCAACACCACCTCCTTCCTGCGTCACGTTTCCATCATCAACATAGCCGTTTCTCTCCTGATCGCAAACATCTGGTTCATCATCGGAGCGTACTTTACAGACGATAGTAAGAAGAAAAGCCCTGCGCTGTGTGCAGTTGTGACCTTCTTCATCCACCTCTTCTACCTCGCCATGTTCTTCTGGATGTTGGCCTCAGGCCTGCTGCTGCTCTACCGCACCGTCTTCGTCTTCGAGGGCGGATTGTCCAAGACGTCCATGCTGGTTATCGGATTTGTTCTGGGATATGCTGCTCCGCTGGTCATCGCCGTAACAACCATGGCAGTGACTGTCCCATCACATAAATACGTCAGAGAAAACCATGGCTGTTGGCTGAACTGGGAGGACTCCAAAGCTCTGTTGGCCTTTGTGGCTCCTGCACTTGTGATTGTGGCGATAAACTTCCTCATCCTGCTAGTAGTGATTTATAAAATGTTGAGGAGAAGAGAAGTAAGGAATGCAGGCCAAGGCAAAGAGCAGCATGTTTTGGTGGTGATTGCCAGGAGTCTGGCTGTGCTCACACCGTTTTTCGGACTGACTTGGAGTTTGGGAATCGGAACCATAATTGCCCCCAAAAACAGGGAGATAAATTTTGCTTTTACCCTGTGCAATTCACTGCAG GGTTGTTTCATTTGGGTGTTTGGAACACTGCTGGACAAAAAG gtgcGGTCAGAAACTATAAAATCACTGACTTCAGCTGATAAGTCCACCGCTGGTTGA
- the LOC116733814 gene encoding trace amine-associated receptor 1-like, which produces MENRTGVVTVLQHPCYEINQFSYKLTATPSVVCIMVYAFLTLLSLVTVCGNLLVVTSIIYFKQLHTPTNTLILSLAVADLLVGILVFPLSMAFSLSSCTYNESLFCKVRDSFDILFSTCSIMHLCCISVDRYYAVCQPLTYRSKISRHVVAIMITVSWGVSALVSIGVIIPRLSPYACVDMCFLDVMTANIIGPILSFYFPVVIMLCIYLKIFLVAQRQARRIQSIKFGATASKMERKATKTLAIVLGVFLFCWSPFFLCIFFSIPVSVIETFNWFALSNSTLNPFIYAFFYTWFRSAFKMVITGKIFFGDYCSFKLH; this is translated from the coding sequence ATGGAAAACAGGACAGGTGTTGTGACTGTCTTACAGCATCCATGCTATGAGATAAATCAGTTTAGCTACAAACTAACCGCGACTCCTTCTGTTGTATGTATAATGGTGTATGCGTTTCTGACACTTCTGTCTCTTGTGACTGTATGTGGAAACCTTCTTGTAGTAACATCAATAATTTACTTCAAGCAGCTTCACACACCCACCAACACTCTCATTCTGTCTCTGGCTGTGGCCGACCTGCTGGTTGGGATTTTAGTATTTCCTCTCAGCATGGCCTTCTCTCTCAGTTCATGTACCTATAATGAGAGTTTATTTTGTAAGGTCCGTGACAGCTTTGATATATTGTTTAGTACATGCTCTATTATGCACCTGTGTTGTATTTCAGTTGACAGGTACTATGCTGTGTGTCAGCCTCTCACATATAGATCTAAAATCAGCCGTCATGTTGTTGCCATCATGATCACAGTGAGCTGGGGTGTTTCTGCTCTCGTTAGCATCGGAGTGATAATTCCCAGACTGTCTCCTTACGCATGTGTTGACATGTGTTTTCTGGATGTAATGACGGCAAACATTATTGGACCTATATTATCATTTTACTTTCCAGTGGTCATAATGCTTTGCATCTACCTGAAGATTTTCCTTGTTGCACAGAGACAGGCACGAAGAATCCAAAGCATAAAGTTCGGAGCAACAGCCAGTAAGATGGAGAGAAAAGCCACCAAAACTCTGGCGATTGTTCTGGgagtttttctattttgttggtctcctttcttcctttgcattttcttttctatccCGGTTTCTGTGATTGAAACTTTTAACTGGTTTGCTCTGTCAAACTCTACATTGAACCCGTTTATCTACGCTTTCTTTTATACCTGGTTCAGGTCAGCTTTTAAAATGGTTATTactggcaaaatattttttggtgaCTATTGTAGCTTCAAATTACACTGA